The following coding sequences lie in one Melopsittacus undulatus isolate bMelUnd1 chromosome 9, bMelUnd1.mat.Z, whole genome shotgun sequence genomic window:
- the LINGO1 gene encoding leucine-rich repeat and immunoglobulin-like domain-containing nogo receptor-interacting protein 1 isoform X1, translated as MQVRDRMVAGEASMRSPLLACWQPILLLMLGSILSGSATGCPPRCECSAQERAVLCHRKRFMVVPEGIPTETRLLDLGKNRIKTLNQDEFANYPHLEELELNENIISAIEPGAFNNLFNLRTLGLRSNRLKLIPLGVFTGLSNLTKLDISENKIVILLDYMFQDLYNLKSLEVGDNDLVYISHRAFSGLNSLEQLTLEKCNLTSIPTEALSHLHGLIVLRLRHLNINTIRDYSFKRLYRLKVLEISHWPYLDTMTSNCLYGLNLTSLSITHCNLTSIPYVSVRHLVYLRFLNLSYNPIVTIEGSMLHDLLRLQEIQLVGGQLTTVEPFAFRGLNYLRILNVSGNLLTTLEESAFHSVGNLETLILDNNPLACDCRLLWVFRRRWRLNFNKQQPTCSTPEFVQGKEFKDFPDVLLPNYFTCRRARIRDRKPQQIFVDEGHTVHFVCRADGDPPPTIMWLSPRKHLISTKTNGRLTVFPDGTLEVRYAQIQDNGTYLCIASNAGGNDTMLAHLHVRSYSPDWPHQPNKTFAFISNQPNESDANSTRATVPFPFDIKTLIIATTMGFISFLGVVLFCLVLLFLWSRGKGNTKHNIEIEYVPRKSDAGISSADAPRKFNMKMI; from the coding sequence GTGAGAGATAGGATGGTAGCTGGGGAGGCGAGTATGCGCAGCCCACTCCTGGCCTGCTGGCAGCCGATTCTCCTCCTGATGCTGGGATCCATCCTGTCTGGCTCCGCCACGGGCTGCCCGCCGCGCTGCGAGTGCTCTGCCCAGGAGCGCGCTGTCCTGTGCCACAGGAAGAGGTTCATGGTCGTGCCGGAGGGGATCCCCACCGAGACCAGGCTGCTGGACTTGGGCAAGAACCGCATCAAGACGCTCAACCAGGATGAATTTGCCAACTACCCTcacctggaggagctggagctaAATGAGAACATTATCAGTGCCATTGAACCTGGGGCTTTCAACAACCTCTTCAACCTCAGGACGCTGGGGCTCAGGAGTAACAGGCTCAAGCTGATCCCCTTGGGGGTGTTTACTGGACTCAGCAACCTTACCAAGCTAGACATTAGTGAGAATAAAATTGTGATCCTCCTAGACTACATGTTCCAGGACTTGTACAACCTCAAGTCTTTGGAGGTGGGGGACAATGACCTTGTCTACATCTCCCACCGGGCCTTCAGTGGCCTCAACAGCCTGGAGCAGCTGACCCTGGAGAAATGCAACCTGACCTCCATCCCCACGGAGGCCCTGTCTCACCTTCACGGCTTGATTGTGCTGCGCCTGCGCCATCTGAACATCAACACCATCCGGGATTACTCATTCAAGAGGCTGTACCGGCTCAAGGTCCTCGAGATCTCCCACTGGCCCTACCTGGATACCATGACATCTAACTGCCTCTACGGGTTGAACCTGACCTCCTTGTCCATCACCCACTGCAACCTGACGTCCATCCCGTATGTGTCGGTGCGGCACTTGGTTTACCTCCGGTTCCTGAACCTGTCCTACAACCCCATTGTTACCATCGAGGGCTCCATGCTCCATGACCTGCTCAGGCTGCAGGAGATCCAGCTGGTGGGAGGGCAGCTCACCACGGTCGAGCCCTTTGCCTTCCGCGGCCTCAACTACCTGCGCATCCTGAACGTGTCAGGGAATTTGCTGACCACCCTGGAGGAGTCGGCCTTCCACTCTGTGGGCAACCTGGAGACGCTCATCCTCGACAACAACCCCTTGGCCTGCGACTGCCGCTTGCTCTGGGTTTTCCGGCGGCGATGGAGGTTGAACTTCAACAAGCAGCAGCCCACTTGCTCCACCCCCGAGTTCGTCCAGGGCAAGGAGTTCAAAGACTTCCCTGACGTCCTCCTGCCCAACTACTTCACCTGCCGCCGAGCACGGATACGGGACCGCAAACCTCAGCAGATCTTTGTGGACGAAGGCCACACAGTCCACTTTGTCTGCCGGGCAGATGGGGACCCGCCTCCCACCATCATGTGGCTGTCTCCCCGCAAGCACCTCATCTCAACCAAAACCAACGGGCGGCTCACTGTCTTCCCTGACGGCACGCTGGAGGTGCGCTACGCCCAGATCCAGGACAATGGCACCTACCTATGCATCGCCAGCAACGCGGGTGGCAACGACACCATGCTGGCCCACCTGCACGTGCGCAGCTACTCCCCAGACTGGCCCCACCAGCCCAACAAGACCTTCGCGTTCATCTCCAACCAGCCCAACGAGAGCGATGCCAACAGCACGCGCGCCACCGTGCCTTTCCCCTTTGACATCAAGACTCTCATCATCGCCACCACCATGGGCTTCATATCCTTCCTGGGCGTCGTGCTCTTCTGTCTGGTGCTCCTCTTCCTGTGGAGCCGGGGGAAAGGCAACACCAAGCACAACATTGAAATCGAGTACGTGCCACGGAAGTCCGATGCGGGCATCAGCTCTGCCGACGCGCCACGCAAGTTCAACATGAAAATGATTTAA
- the LINGO1 gene encoding leucine-rich repeat and immunoglobulin-like domain-containing nogo receptor-interacting protein 1 isoform X2: MVAGEASMRSPLLACWQPILLLMLGSILSGSATGCPPRCECSAQERAVLCHRKRFMVVPEGIPTETRLLDLGKNRIKTLNQDEFANYPHLEELELNENIISAIEPGAFNNLFNLRTLGLRSNRLKLIPLGVFTGLSNLTKLDISENKIVILLDYMFQDLYNLKSLEVGDNDLVYISHRAFSGLNSLEQLTLEKCNLTSIPTEALSHLHGLIVLRLRHLNINTIRDYSFKRLYRLKVLEISHWPYLDTMTSNCLYGLNLTSLSITHCNLTSIPYVSVRHLVYLRFLNLSYNPIVTIEGSMLHDLLRLQEIQLVGGQLTTVEPFAFRGLNYLRILNVSGNLLTTLEESAFHSVGNLETLILDNNPLACDCRLLWVFRRRWRLNFNKQQPTCSTPEFVQGKEFKDFPDVLLPNYFTCRRARIRDRKPQQIFVDEGHTVHFVCRADGDPPPTIMWLSPRKHLISTKTNGRLTVFPDGTLEVRYAQIQDNGTYLCIASNAGGNDTMLAHLHVRSYSPDWPHQPNKTFAFISNQPNESDANSTRATVPFPFDIKTLIIATTMGFISFLGVVLFCLVLLFLWSRGKGNTKHNIEIEYVPRKSDAGISSADAPRKFNMKMI, translated from the coding sequence ATGGTAGCTGGGGAGGCGAGTATGCGCAGCCCACTCCTGGCCTGCTGGCAGCCGATTCTCCTCCTGATGCTGGGATCCATCCTGTCTGGCTCCGCCACGGGCTGCCCGCCGCGCTGCGAGTGCTCTGCCCAGGAGCGCGCTGTCCTGTGCCACAGGAAGAGGTTCATGGTCGTGCCGGAGGGGATCCCCACCGAGACCAGGCTGCTGGACTTGGGCAAGAACCGCATCAAGACGCTCAACCAGGATGAATTTGCCAACTACCCTcacctggaggagctggagctaAATGAGAACATTATCAGTGCCATTGAACCTGGGGCTTTCAACAACCTCTTCAACCTCAGGACGCTGGGGCTCAGGAGTAACAGGCTCAAGCTGATCCCCTTGGGGGTGTTTACTGGACTCAGCAACCTTACCAAGCTAGACATTAGTGAGAATAAAATTGTGATCCTCCTAGACTACATGTTCCAGGACTTGTACAACCTCAAGTCTTTGGAGGTGGGGGACAATGACCTTGTCTACATCTCCCACCGGGCCTTCAGTGGCCTCAACAGCCTGGAGCAGCTGACCCTGGAGAAATGCAACCTGACCTCCATCCCCACGGAGGCCCTGTCTCACCTTCACGGCTTGATTGTGCTGCGCCTGCGCCATCTGAACATCAACACCATCCGGGATTACTCATTCAAGAGGCTGTACCGGCTCAAGGTCCTCGAGATCTCCCACTGGCCCTACCTGGATACCATGACATCTAACTGCCTCTACGGGTTGAACCTGACCTCCTTGTCCATCACCCACTGCAACCTGACGTCCATCCCGTATGTGTCGGTGCGGCACTTGGTTTACCTCCGGTTCCTGAACCTGTCCTACAACCCCATTGTTACCATCGAGGGCTCCATGCTCCATGACCTGCTCAGGCTGCAGGAGATCCAGCTGGTGGGAGGGCAGCTCACCACGGTCGAGCCCTTTGCCTTCCGCGGCCTCAACTACCTGCGCATCCTGAACGTGTCAGGGAATTTGCTGACCACCCTGGAGGAGTCGGCCTTCCACTCTGTGGGCAACCTGGAGACGCTCATCCTCGACAACAACCCCTTGGCCTGCGACTGCCGCTTGCTCTGGGTTTTCCGGCGGCGATGGAGGTTGAACTTCAACAAGCAGCAGCCCACTTGCTCCACCCCCGAGTTCGTCCAGGGCAAGGAGTTCAAAGACTTCCCTGACGTCCTCCTGCCCAACTACTTCACCTGCCGCCGAGCACGGATACGGGACCGCAAACCTCAGCAGATCTTTGTGGACGAAGGCCACACAGTCCACTTTGTCTGCCGGGCAGATGGGGACCCGCCTCCCACCATCATGTGGCTGTCTCCCCGCAAGCACCTCATCTCAACCAAAACCAACGGGCGGCTCACTGTCTTCCCTGACGGCACGCTGGAGGTGCGCTACGCCCAGATCCAGGACAATGGCACCTACCTATGCATCGCCAGCAACGCGGGTGGCAACGACACCATGCTGGCCCACCTGCACGTGCGCAGCTACTCCCCAGACTGGCCCCACCAGCCCAACAAGACCTTCGCGTTCATCTCCAACCAGCCCAACGAGAGCGATGCCAACAGCACGCGCGCCACCGTGCCTTTCCCCTTTGACATCAAGACTCTCATCATCGCCACCACCATGGGCTTCATATCCTTCCTGGGCGTCGTGCTCTTCTGTCTGGTGCTCCTCTTCCTGTGGAGCCGGGGGAAAGGCAACACCAAGCACAACATTGAAATCGAGTACGTGCCACGGAAGTCCGATGCGGGCATCAGCTCTGCCGACGCGCCACGCAAGTTCAACATGAAAATGATTTAA